One genomic segment of Fusobacterium mortiferum ATCC 9817 includes these proteins:
- a CDS encoding PTS transporter subunit EIIC has translation MEEKVSLKDSFVGIGQKLGKAIMMPISILPVAGLFLGIAAALSSGAVIKAYSVLDNSFLQGLFKLMNAVGNGVFGALPLIFAVGIAAGLAKAEKGSAGLSAVVGYFVLLTGTGAFMSILGKEAPAGADIRLYGQAMQFGIKTLNMNVFGGALAGIVTGVVHNKYYKTKLPDVLAFFGGARFVPIVNTVVFMGISLVMVFIWPAVANMISYFGTITEGLGLVGAFIYGLILRSFYVIGLHHVFYLPFWTTAAGGTLEIGGKVIEGWQTIFLAQLADPNTTHYFSNIALYNSGRYFHMLFTMPAVCLAMYRAIPAGPKRKATFGFLFSIALTAFITGVTEPISFALLFASPLLFVAEAISFAISFVIAAMAKVTIGSTFSAGLVEFLLFGVFQGNAKTNWIWIVIWGIPIFIANYFLFKLLIEKLNAKTPGRESDEEAEKKLSNKYQAGQAKTIVEALGGLDNIDDLDNCATRLRVTVKKLDKVNIELLKQTGAHNVVTRGKNLQVIYGPTVNLIRTEIDEYISTL, from the coding sequence ATGGAAGAAAAAGTAAGTTTAAAAGACAGTTTTGTTGGAATTGGGCAAAAATTAGGTAAAGCGATAATGATGCCTATTTCTATTTTACCTGTAGCAGGGTTATTTTTAGGGATAGCGGCAGCACTATCATCTGGAGCAGTAATAAAAGCTTATTCGGTTTTAGATAACTCTTTTTTACAAGGATTATTTAAATTAATGAATGCAGTAGGAAATGGGGTATTTGGAGCTTTACCATTAATATTTGCAGTAGGAATAGCAGCAGGACTTGCTAAAGCAGAAAAAGGTTCAGCAGGATTATCTGCAGTAGTTGGATACTTTGTTCTTTTAACTGGAACAGGAGCTTTTATGAGTATACTTGGAAAAGAGGCACCAGCTGGAGCAGATATTCGTTTATATGGACAAGCTATGCAATTTGGAATAAAAACTTTAAATATGAATGTATTTGGAGGAGCATTAGCAGGTATAGTAACAGGAGTTGTTCATAATAAATATTATAAAACAAAATTACCAGATGTATTAGCTTTCTTTGGTGGAGCTAGATTTGTTCCAATAGTAAATACAGTAGTATTTATGGGAATTTCTTTGGTAATGGTATTTATATGGCCAGCAGTAGCAAATATGATATCTTATTTTGGAACTATTACTGAAGGTTTAGGATTAGTTGGAGCTTTTATATATGGACTTATTTTAAGAAGTTTCTATGTAATAGGATTACACCATGTATTCTATCTTCCTTTCTGGACAACAGCAGCTGGAGGAACATTAGAAATAGGTGGAAAAGTAATAGAAGGATGGCAAACAATTTTCTTAGCTCAACTTGCTGATCCAAATACAACTCATTATTTTTCAAATATAGCTCTTTATAATAGTGGAAGATATTTCCATATGTTATTTACTATGCCAGCTGTATGTTTAGCTATGTATAGAGCTATACCAGCAGGTCCAAAAAGAAAAGCAACATTTGGATTTTTATTTTCAATAGCTTTAACAGCTTTTATAACAGGAGTTACTGAACCAATATCATTTGCTTTATTATTTGCTTCTCCATTATTATTCGTAGCTGAAGCAATTTCATTTGCGATCTCATTTGTAATAGCAGCTATGGCAAAAGTTACAATAGGTTCAACATTCTCAGCAGGACTTGTAGAATTTCTATTATTTGGAGTATTCCAAGGAAATGCAAAAACAAATTGGATTTGGATAGTTATTTGGGGAATACCAATTTTTATAGCTAACTATTTCTTATTTAAATTATTAATAGAAAAATTAAATGCTAAAACACCTGGTAGAGAAAGTGATGAAGAAGCAGAGAAAAAATTAAGTAATAAATATCAAGCTGGACAAGCAAAAACAATAGTAGAAGCATTAGGTGGGTTAGATAATATAGATGATTTAGATAACTGTGCTACTAGATTAAGAGTAACAGTAAAAAAATTAGATAAAGTTAATATAGAGTTATTAAAACAAACAGGAGCTCATAATGTAGTTACTAGAGGAAAAAATCTTCAAGTTATATATGGACCAACTGTGAATCTAATAAGAACTGAAATTGATGAGTATATTTCAACTTTATAA